A region from the Salicibibacter cibarius genome encodes:
- a CDS encoding nucleoside deaminase, protein MISDSDLKHLQRCIELAKAALEIGDEPFGSVLVSANGSVLAEDHNHVASGDPTQHPEFALARWAAENMTPEERSEATVYTSGEHCPMCAAAHGWVGLGRIVYASSSEQLVQWLDEIGVTGSRVRNLPIQDVIRDTTIDGPIPELAEQVRQLHRQFYAR, encoded by the coding sequence ATGATAAGTGATTCGGATTTGAAACATTTGCAACGTTGTATCGAACTGGCAAAAGCTGCTTTGGAGATAGGTGACGAGCCATTTGGTTCAGTCCTTGTCTCAGCCAATGGAAGCGTACTTGCGGAAGACCATAACCACGTTGCAAGTGGCGACCCTACCCAACACCCGGAATTTGCTTTGGCACGGTGGGCAGCCGAGAACATGACACCTGAAGAAAGAAGCGAGGCGACAGTATATACCTCGGGCGAACATTGCCCCATGTGCGCTGCGGCCCACGGCTGGGTTGGTTTAGGGCGGATCGTTTATGCAAGCTCGTCTGAACAGCTCGTACAATGGTTGGATGAAATAGGGGTTACTGGATCGCGCGTTCGTAATCTGCCGATCCAAGATGTTATTCGCGATACCACAATAGACGGCCCTATTCCTGAACTAGCGGAGCAAGTCCGTCAACTCCATCGCCAGTTTTACGCAAGGTGA
- a CDS encoding FtsW/RodA/SpoVE family cell cycle protein has protein sequence MKPYNNEKQYDINMMFVLFIFAVVSCFYVYLAQQQEQYDTNFVIMQIIFYIVAFLIAFVILHFDFEYYLNLHWIFYGFGLFMLVVLLLAPDSIAPETEGATRWFNVGPVNIQPSEFMKVFVIITLSSVIYRHNNMFTPKEFRSDIWLLAKMGAVILPPIILLYFQPDTGMIMMMFAIAIGLTLVSGISYKLLSVLYGIPALLFGAFIVAYFRFPELVQRFLFDHMADYQANRFHGWLQPLEYSDDGFQVAQAMTAIGSGGLTGSSEHNVYFPEAHTDLIFAVIGMETGFIGTAIVITLYFILFYQIMMTAIRSHHSFGTYLCAGVIALFTYQVFQNIGMNIGLLPVTGFTLPLISYGGSSLLSSLLALGLVLGVRYHSKSYLFEEK, from the coding sequence GTGAAACCATACAATAACGAAAAGCAATACGATATCAATATGATGTTCGTACTGTTCATTTTTGCTGTCGTGAGTTGTTTTTATGTCTATTTGGCTCAACAGCAGGAGCAATATGATACAAATTTTGTCATTATGCAAATCATATTTTATATCGTCGCATTTCTTATAGCATTTGTCATTTTACACTTTGATTTTGAGTATTATTTGAATTTGCATTGGATTTTTTACGGTTTTGGGTTATTTATGTTAGTCGTGTTGCTGCTTGCGCCTGACAGTATAGCTCCGGAAACAGAGGGGGCAACAAGGTGGTTTAACGTAGGCCCGGTTAACATTCAACCGTCGGAGTTTATGAAAGTGTTTGTCATTATTACCCTCAGTTCGGTTATTTATCGGCATAACAACATGTTCACGCCTAAAGAGTTCCGGTCGGATATATGGTTACTTGCGAAAATGGGAGCTGTTATTCTCCCGCCGATTATTTTATTATATTTTCAGCCGGACACGGGGATGATCATGATGATGTTCGCGATCGCCATCGGATTAACCTTAGTTTCCGGGATTTCCTACAAGTTGCTCTCCGTTTTATATGGCATTCCCGCGTTGTTGTTTGGCGCATTTATCGTTGCTTATTTTCGTTTTCCGGAGCTTGTGCAACGGTTCTTGTTTGACCATATGGCAGACTATCAAGCCAATCGTTTTCACGGATGGCTACAGCCGCTGGAATACTCGGATGATGGTTTCCAAGTAGCACAAGCGATGACCGCGATCGGATCGGGCGGCTTGACCGGAAGTTCCGAGCACAATGTCTATTTTCCCGAGGCCCATACTGATTTAATTTTTGCCGTTATTGGGATGGAGACGGGCTTTATCGGAACCGCGATTGTGATCACCCTTTACTTTATTTTGTTCTATCAGATTATGATGACAGCAATCCGTAGCCATCATAGCTTTGGCACGTATTTATGTGCAGGGGTCATTGCCCTTTTTACGTACCAAGTATTCCAAAACATTGGCATGAACATTGGCTTGTTGCCGGTGACCGGATTTACATTGCCACTAATAAGTTACGGGGGAAGCTCGCTGTTAAGCTCATTGCTTGCGCTTGGCCTCGTTCTCGGCGTTCGGTATCATTCGAAATCGTATTTGTTTGAGGAAAAATAA
- a CDS encoding ribosomal-processing cysteine protease Prp: MMINMTIVRDAVDHTIQAFTLSGHADAADYGEDIVCAGVSAVAIGTVNAIEALCTTPLDVDSEEDGGYLHGSVPGTWSGRGFEDGQLLLEGMLVAINGIKESYGDFIEVTEKYKEV, translated from the coding sequence ATGATGATAAATATGACGATCGTGCGCGATGCAGTCGATCATACGATTCAGGCATTTACATTATCGGGTCACGCCGATGCCGCTGATTACGGAGAGGACATCGTTTGCGCCGGCGTATCAGCGGTTGCGATTGGAACGGTCAACGCTATTGAAGCGCTGTGTACAACGCCGCTTGATGTGGATAGCGAGGAAGATGGCGGTTATTTGCACGGGTCTGTCCCCGGCACTTGGAGCGGTCGGGGATTTGAAGACGGCCAGCTCTTATTGGAAGGGATGCTTGTTGCCATCAATGGCATAAAGGAATCGTATGGCGATTTTATAGAAGTGACAGAAAAATATAAGGAGGTGTAG
- the rplU gene encoding 50S ribosomal protein L21, whose translation MYAIIETGGKQVKVEEGQSIFVEKLPAEAGEEVTFDKVLFVGGDETKVGAPYVDGAKVAGKVEKNGKGKKIIVYKFKRRKGYRRKQGHRQPYTKVTIDSIQS comes from the coding sequence GTGTACGCGATTATTGAGACAGGCGGAAAACAAGTCAAAGTCGAAGAAGGCCAATCCATTTTTGTGGAAAAATTGCCGGCAGAAGCCGGTGAGGAAGTTACCTTCGATAAAGTGCTTTTTGTCGGCGGTGACGAAACAAAAGTAGGCGCTCCATATGTGGATGGCGCCAAAGTGGCCGGAAAAGTCGAAAAGAACGGCAAAGGCAAGAAAATTATTGTATACAAATTTAAGCGTCGCAAAGGGTATCGTCGTAAACAAGGCCATCGTCAGCCTTATACAAAAGTCACCATCGACAGCATTCAATCCTAA
- a CDS encoding polysaccharide deacetylase family protein: MKKKWVFFIMLPFLCLCMGSGVLQADDDEPPSLCGGNEEDVRDPDPVSIAELQMQFPGIVFFQGDPASNQIALTFDDGPDPRFTEPILDTLEAYDVPATFFVMGARAEAYPEFLERMDEEGHDVGNHTFWHPNLAEESVGQVQWEVEQTEEVIEDAIGYRPRLFRPPYGNITVEQTERLAALDNVVIGWSVDSMDWEQIPADEITANVLDATDGGDVLLMHDGGDWTQEIQTPEALGDIIPELQDQGYEFVTISTMFDIPKEK, translated from the coding sequence GTGAAGAAAAAATGGGTTTTTTTCATTATGTTGCCTTTCCTATGCTTATGTATGGGATCAGGTGTGTTACAGGCCGATGATGACGAACCCCCGTCTTTGTGTGGCGGCAATGAGGAAGACGTTCGGGACCCTGACCCTGTTTCCATTGCTGAATTGCAAATGCAATTTCCAGGCATCGTTTTCTTTCAGGGAGACCCTGCGAGCAACCAGATTGCGCTTACGTTTGACGATGGACCTGATCCCCGTTTTACCGAGCCTATCCTTGATACCCTAGAAGCCTATGATGTCCCGGCTACTTTTTTTGTCATGGGGGCACGGGCGGAAGCTTATCCGGAATTTTTAGAGCGGATGGATGAGGAAGGGCACGACGTTGGCAATCATACCTTCTGGCACCCAAACCTGGCTGAGGAAAGCGTGGGGCAAGTACAGTGGGAAGTGGAACAGACGGAGGAGGTCATTGAAGATGCGATCGGGTATCGCCCGCGTCTGTTTCGCCCGCCGTATGGCAATATAACGGTAGAGCAGACGGAGCGGCTAGCGGCCTTGGATAACGTAGTCATCGGATGGTCGGTCGATTCCATGGATTGGGAACAAATCCCCGCGGATGAAATAACTGCGAATGTGTTGGATGCCACCGATGGCGGGGACGTCTTGCTCATGCATGACGGCGGTGATTGGACGCAGGAGATCCAAACGCCCGAAGCATTGGGTGACATCATTCCGGAATTGCAAGACCAAGGATATGAATTCGTAACGATATCTACGATGTTTGACATTCCGAAGGAAAAATGA
- a CDS encoding organic hydroperoxide resistance protein: MADKVFTTKATASGGRDGHVKSDNGVIDVDLKNPSGDEILSEVSNPEQLFASGYAACFDGALNLMASKNKEEIESETEAAVSLLKDPNDNGFQLGVQLNVSVKGVDQAKAEELVEKAHGFCPYSKATRGNIDVTLNVTAK; this comes from the coding sequence ATGGCAGATAAAGTTTTTACAACAAAAGCAACAGCGAGCGGTGGAAGAGATGGACATGTTAAATCGGATAACGGTGTCATCGATGTTGACTTAAAGAATCCAAGCGGTGACGAAATACTATCGGAGGTTTCCAACCCCGAGCAATTGTTTGCTTCCGGTTATGCCGCGTGTTTTGATGGGGCCTTGAATTTAATGGCCAGCAAAAATAAAGAAGAGATTGAATCAGAAACAGAAGCGGCCGTGAGCTTGCTCAAAGATCCGAATGATAACGGTTTTCAGCTCGGGGTACAATTAAATGTATCCGTGAAAGGCGTCGATCAAGCAAAAGCGGAAGAATTAGTTGAAAAAGCGCATGGGTTTTGCCCCTATTCGAAAGCAACAAGAGGAAACATCGACGTCACGCTTAATGTAACGGCAAAATAA
- a CDS encoding superoxide dismutase family protein translates to MMSKNIFSFVFMGSLSILLVACSPEDSEEGTESLDTQSNDEEDTGEEETGAPDAVAELHDENDEPVGTVSFDEHDGNTMITAETENLDPGFHGFHIHEEGVCEPDAKEGPFDTAEGHYAPEDNEHGEHAGDLPPLYVKEDGTADMSVEVDNFTPDELVEEETAMIIHSDPDNFAHIPDRYTSDEQDESGPDEETLDTGDAGDRVACAVIEAS, encoded by the coding sequence ATGATGAGCAAAAATATTTTTTCATTCGTATTCATGGGAAGTTTGTCAATCCTATTGGTTGCTTGTTCACCGGAAGATTCGGAAGAGGGCACTGAGTCGTTGGACACTCAAAGCAATGATGAAGAGGATACCGGTGAAGAAGAAACGGGGGCACCGGATGCGGTTGCCGAACTGCATGACGAAAATGACGAACCGGTTGGAACGGTGAGTTTTGATGAGCACGACGGTAACACAATGATTACGGCAGAAACCGAGAATCTCGATCCGGGTTTTCATGGTTTCCATATCCATGAAGAAGGCGTATGCGAACCTGATGCCAAAGAAGGTCCATTTGATACGGCGGAAGGCCATTATGCCCCGGAAGACAATGAACATGGGGAACATGCAGGTGATTTGCCGCCTCTTTACGTCAAAGAAGACGGAACAGCCGATATGTCGGTAGAAGTCGATAACTTTACCCCCGATGAACTCGTTGAAGAGGAAACAGCCATGATTATTCATAGTGACCCGGATAATTTCGCTCATATCCCGGATCGCTATACATCTGATGAACAAGATGAATCCGGTCCGGATGAAGAAACGCTTGACACAGGGGATGCGGGAGATCGTGTTGCCTGTGCAGTCATTGAAGCATCATAA
- a CDS encoding chemotaxis protein CheA, translating to MAQSNYLQLFIDEGREHVQNMNDRLLELEKNPVAIPIIEEVFRSAHTLKGMAAAMEFQDLATLTHAMENVLDVLRNETVIATSEMFDHIFHSVDVVEEMIDDIAEGGNGSKDIDPYLVQLKTLTSEGEEETAATIEKTQLFSYDEFEQTVLDQSIEQGYTPYEITITLDEATLLKAARVHMAFNVLGDYGEVIKASPPVEDLEEENFDYTFTIAFISKSSMEDLKAILYKVSEIASVHIEAIADRHIQREEKTQRKEENDAKSVTDKKDTKRTIKVNVERLDMLMNLFEEWIVDRGRLQRSAHELQNQALTETVERMSRISADLQTVILNMRMMPVENVFNRFPRMVRKVSKDLGKKVKMEIEGEKTELDRSIIDEIGDPLVHLLRNSLDHGIELPEERMAAGKNKEGTVRLNAYHSGNHVYIQVSDDGAGIDKEKLVKKAVKQRIITEEEAKTMTDAEKYHLLFSSGFSTAEEITDVSGRGVGLDVVRRTFESLGGVVTVDSKPGKGSVFSVQLPLTLSIIEVLLVQLENETYGIPISAITETAIIPEAAVYKTYNQEVIEFRGNVIPLLFLHDVFQVPSAHSSHSEPFHSVVIAQKGDRYAGLVVDAFIGHHEVVLKSLGYFLQDVFAISGATVIGDGEVALIIDTNALIK from the coding sequence ATGGCACAATCGAATTACTTGCAATTGTTTATCGATGAAGGTCGTGAACATGTTCAAAATATGAATGACCGGTTATTGGAGTTGGAAAAAAATCCGGTTGCCATCCCTATTATTGAAGAAGTGTTCCGTTCTGCTCATACGTTAAAAGGGATGGCCGCGGCGATGGAGTTTCAGGATCTGGCCACGCTCACCCACGCGATGGAAAATGTACTGGATGTCCTTCGAAATGAAACGGTGATAGCAACGTCTGAAATGTTTGATCATATTTTTCATTCCGTTGATGTTGTCGAGGAAATGATTGATGATATTGCCGAAGGCGGAAATGGCAGCAAAGACATTGACCCTTATCTCGTTCAACTAAAAACGCTGACGTCTGAGGGCGAGGAAGAAACAGCGGCGACGATCGAGAAAACGCAATTGTTCTCCTACGATGAATTTGAGCAGACTGTGTTGGATCAATCGATAGAGCAAGGGTACACCCCGTATGAGATTACGATTACGTTGGACGAAGCCACCCTTCTTAAAGCGGCACGGGTACATATGGCATTCAATGTGTTAGGGGACTACGGAGAAGTGATTAAAGCCAGCCCGCCCGTGGAGGATTTGGAAGAAGAAAACTTTGATTATACGTTTACGATTGCTTTTATATCGAAAAGCAGTATGGAAGATTTGAAAGCCATCCTATACAAAGTGTCGGAAATTGCCTCCGTGCATATCGAAGCGATTGCCGATCGCCATATTCAACGAGAGGAAAAGACTCAACGGAAAGAGGAGAACGACGCGAAGAGTGTCACGGATAAAAAAGACACGAAGCGAACGATTAAGGTGAATGTTGAACGTTTGGATATGCTGATGAATTTATTTGAAGAATGGATCGTGGATCGCGGACGTTTGCAAAGGAGCGCGCATGAGCTGCAAAACCAAGCGCTAACGGAAACGGTAGAGCGAATGAGCCGAATATCGGCTGATTTGCAAACGGTCATTTTGAATATGCGCATGATGCCTGTCGAAAACGTTTTTAATCGTTTTCCGCGCATGGTCCGTAAGGTGTCAAAAGACCTCGGGAAAAAAGTAAAGATGGAAATCGAAGGGGAGAAAACGGAACTGGATCGTTCCATCATCGATGAAATCGGGGACCCGCTCGTTCACTTGTTGAGGAACTCGCTCGATCACGGGATTGAATTGCCCGAGGAACGAATGGCTGCCGGGAAAAATAAAGAGGGAACTGTTCGCCTCAACGCTTATCATAGCGGCAATCATGTTTACATACAGGTGTCGGATGATGGCGCGGGCATTGATAAGGAAAAGCTCGTTAAAAAAGCAGTGAAGCAACGGATTATCACTGAAGAAGAAGCAAAAACGATGACGGATGCCGAGAAGTATCATTTATTGTTTTCATCGGGATTCAGCACGGCGGAAGAAATTACGGATGTATCGGGGAGAGGGGTTGGCCTTGATGTAGTCCGGCGAACGTTTGAATCGCTCGGCGGTGTTGTTACCGTCGATTCCAAACCGGGAAAAGGATCCGTTTTTTCCGTGCAGTTGCCATTGACGCTTTCTATTATTGAAGTTTTGCTCGTGCAATTGGAAAATGAAACGTACGGGATACCGATCTCGGCAATTACGGAAACGGCCATCATTCCGGAAGCAGCCGTCTACAAAACATACAACCAGGAAGTCATTGAATTCAGGGGAAACGTCATTCCGCTACTCTTTTTGCACGACGTGTTTCAGGTGCCAAGTGCGCATAGTTCACATTCCGAGCCTTTCCATTCTGTTGTAATCGCGCAAAAAGGAGATCGATATGCGGGGCTCGTTGTGGATGCGTTTATCGGCCATCATGAAGTGGTGTTAAAGTCGCTTGGGTATTTTTTGCAAGATGTTTTTGCGATTTCGGGCGCGACAGTTATAGGCGACGGTGAGGTAGCGTTAATTATTGACACAAATGCGCTTATTAAATAA
- the rpmA gene encoding 50S ribosomal protein L27 — MLNMDLQFFAQKKGVGSTKNGRDSISKRLGAKRGDGQNVTGGSILVRQRGTKIHPGENVGKGGDDTLFAKIDGVVKFERVDKTRKRVSVYAKEA, encoded by the coding sequence ATGCTTAACATGGACTTGCAATTTTTCGCCCAGAAAAAAGGGGTTGGAAGTACGAAAAACGGTCGTGACTCGATCTCGAAACGTCTCGGTGCAAAACGTGGCGACGGTCAAAACGTGACCGGAGGCTCTATTCTCGTACGCCAGCGCGGCACAAAAATCCATCCCGGTGAAAACGTCGGCAAAGGTGGCGACGATACATTGTTCGCCAAAATTGATGGTGTTGTAAAATTTGAGCGTGTCGATAAGACACGCAAACGAGTGAGTGTATACGCAAAAGAAGCATAA
- a CDS encoding chemotaxis protein CheW → MTTDTAQWKIVIFELQGEEYGLEVSRVQSIERMLPLTRVPGAPRPDIAGVMNLRGKITPVIDLRLCLGVEAPPYDKQTRILVVVGNDSAVCLIVDRANDLLNINETEIEEIPAAHENETYGFFQGVVKIDQRMITLLEIDQVLQ, encoded by the coding sequence GTGACAACAGATACTGCTCAATGGAAAATCGTTATCTTTGAATTGCAAGGGGAGGAATATGGCTTAGAGGTCAGTCGTGTGCAATCGATTGAACGCATGCTTCCTCTGACTCGTGTCCCCGGGGCTCCCCGCCCTGATATTGCAGGGGTGATGAATTTGCGGGGGAAGATCACGCCTGTCATCGACCTCAGGCTCTGTTTAGGGGTTGAGGCTCCCCCTTATGATAAACAGACGCGTATATTGGTCGTTGTCGGAAATGATAGCGCAGTCTGCCTTATCGTTGATCGTGCAAATGACCTTTTGAATATTAATGAAACGGAGATAGAGGAAATCCCTGCAGCACATGAAAATGAAACCTATGGTTTTTTTCAAGGTGTGGTAAAAATAGACCAGCGGATGATCACGTTATTGGAGATTGATCAAGTGCTTCAGTGA
- a CDS encoding ISAzo13 family transposase, which yields MIQKLSNGFKEIMIETIDKLKSSDKRIALAKIAKTYGDGGQTAVAETFHVSRDTIRKGSYELESGFPITDAFQARGRKKVEKGHLPHLLEDIQAIVDGQSQTDPSFNTTQLYTRMTIQEVRDQLVLQKGYQDADLPTNQTLNTKLHQLGYHLKKVQKTKPVKKIEETDAIFENLHATHEAYQGESNAVRLSFDTKDRVKIGPFSRGGKSRVRVEAADHDFGQTFLSLFGILDMSNEHVELTFTASKVTADLIADQIEAYVHKLRSQQEVDTLIINADNGPENNSRRTQFMKRMIEFAATYDIKVILAYYPPYHSKYNPIERVWAVLEQHWNGALLNTQEMVLGFAESMTWKKKHPSVTLEENTYETGKKVEKNVMDQYEKMIDRAKGIGKWFVEIHPHQCKAALYMGLKTQ from the coding sequence ATGATACAGAAATTATCTAACGGATTCAAAGAAATTATGATAGAAACGATCGACAAATTAAAAAGTTCCGATAAACGCATCGCTTTAGCCAAGATCGCCAAAACCTATGGAGATGGAGGACAAACAGCTGTAGCGGAAACATTTCATGTGAGTAGAGATACGATAAGAAAAGGAAGTTATGAGCTAGAATCAGGGTTTCCAATCACAGATGCTTTTCAAGCAAGGGGTAGAAAGAAAGTCGAAAAAGGCCATCTCCCTCACCTGTTAGAAGATATCCAAGCCATTGTAGATGGCCAAAGCCAAACCGACCCCAGTTTCAACACGACTCAACTGTATACAAGAATGACCATTCAAGAAGTCAGAGATCAACTCGTTCTCCAAAAAGGCTATCAAGATGCAGATTTGCCGACCAACCAGACGTTAAATACCAAACTCCATCAATTGGGCTACCACCTCAAGAAGGTGCAGAAAACAAAACCGGTCAAGAAAATCGAAGAAACCGATGCGATCTTTGAAAATCTCCACGCCACTCATGAAGCTTATCAAGGAGAAAGCAATGCGGTTCGTCTTTCCTTTGATACCAAGGATCGAGTGAAAATCGGACCGTTTTCGAGAGGTGGAAAAAGTAGAGTGCGTGTAGAGGCCGCAGATCATGATTTTGGTCAGACATTTTTATCACTATTTGGAATCCTGGATATGTCCAATGAGCATGTCGAACTCACTTTCACGGCATCGAAAGTGACAGCTGATTTAATCGCTGATCAAATCGAAGCCTATGTTCACAAGTTGCGTTCACAACAGGAGGTGGATACCCTCATCATAAACGCCGATAATGGTCCTGAAAATAACAGTCGTCGAACACAATTCATGAAAAGAATGATTGAGTTTGCGGCTACCTACGACATCAAAGTCATCTTAGCCTATTACCCGCCCTATCACAGTAAATACAACCCAATTGAAAGGGTGTGGGCAGTGCTTGAGCAACATTGGAACGGGGCCCTTTTGAACACACAAGAGATGGTTTTAGGATTCGCTGAGAGTATGACTTGGAAAAAGAAGCACCCTTCTGTCACCCTTGAAGAAAACACCTATGAGACAGGGAAAAAAGTTGAAAAGAACGTAATGGATCAATATGAAAAGATGATTGATCGAGCCAAAGGGATCGGGAAATGGTTTGTGGAGATCCACCCTCATCAGTGTAAGGCAGCGTTATATATGGGCTTAAAGACACAGTGA
- a CDS encoding DUF2268 domain-containing protein codes for MNTYKVVDTLNQYDELLEIQDLEKRKDYFRYEMMKPFKLMWDLINVPLKAKEQNGYDVVIASKMLGFADVSDDKSIREGLSILKANNAYTVAENTIKNCIDEANGAGLKINAEEVKFGLYVSDPEKLKLQKGYTGFGGIPGFITVNIYPNEYNLPKIPAVIAHEFNHNIRFSYFDWDHGNVTVGDYLVIEGLAESFAKELYGEEQIGPWVTSMDKEELEYSTDVIDEALDVKGFAEVSSYMFGDEVAEQEGYQPVGLPFCAGYAVGYKAVQSYMKKHNKTIFEATLASTDEIINGCGLFS; via the coding sequence TTGAATACGTACAAAGTTGTAGATACATTAAATCAATATGATGAATTGCTTGAAATTCAGGATTTGGAAAAGCGAAAAGATTACTTCCGTTATGAAATGATGAAGCCATTTAAGCTAATGTGGGATTTAATTAACGTTCCCCTAAAAGCAAAAGAACAAAATGGCTATGACGTTGTAATAGCTTCAAAAATGCTTGGCTTTGCTGATGTTTCTGATGATAAAAGTATTAGAGAGGGATTGTCTATTCTAAAAGCCAATAATGCTTATACAGTTGCTGAAAACACGATTAAAAACTGCATAGATGAAGCCAATGGTGCAGGGCTGAAGATAAATGCAGAGGAAGTGAAATTTGGATTATATGTTTCCGATCCTGAAAAACTAAAACTGCAGAAAGGTTATACAGGGTTTGGGGGAATACCTGGATTTATCACGGTAAATATATATCCGAATGAGTATAATTTGCCGAAAATCCCGGCGGTTATAGCTCATGAATTTAATCACAATATCCGTTTTTCTTATTTTGATTGGGATCATGGAAATGTAACAGTAGGTGATTATCTCGTCATAGAAGGTCTGGCTGAATCATTTGCAAAAGAATTATACGGAGAAGAGCAAATAGGACCTTGGGTTACCAGCATGGATAAAGAGGAATTGGAGTATTCAACCGATGTTATTGATGAAGCCCTTGATGTAAAAGGATTTGCGGAAGTGAGCAGCTATATGTTTGGTGATGAAGTTGCTGAACAAGAAGGGTACCAACCTGTTGGCCTTCCTTTCTGTGCTGGGTATGCAGTTGGTTATAAGGCTGTTCAGTCCTATATGAAAAAGCATAATAAGACGATTTTCGAAGCAACTTTGGCTTCAACTGATGAAATAATTAATGGATGTGGCTTATTCTCTTAG
- a CDS encoding cytidine deaminase, protein MNLEKNLYNSVVELIEEKYPSDWGGAAAVALEDGTILTSIAPEVIVASTELCMETGAILEAHKLGKKVTHSICLVRDDEHSEFKVLSPCGVCQERLIYWGPNVRVAVSVPGNEVVFKTLSEVQPYHWTAAFPDENLFDE, encoded by the coding sequence ATGAATTTAGAGAAGAACTTATACAATTCAGTTGTTGAATTAATTGAGGAAAAATATCCGTCAGATTGGGGTGGTGCTGCAGCAGTGGCATTAGAGGATGGAACCATTTTAACAAGCATAGCACCTGAGGTCATTGTTGCATCTACTGAACTCTGTATGGAAACAGGGGCAATCCTTGAGGCTCATAAACTGGGTAAAAAGGTAACTCATTCTATATGTTTGGTTCGTGATGATGAGCACTCAGAATTCAAAGTCTTATCTCCGTGTGGAGTATGCCAGGAAAGGCTAATTTATTGGGGGCCAAATGTAAGGGTGGCAGTTAGTGTACCGGGAAATGAGGTAGTTTTCAAAACTTTATCAGAAGTACAACCCTACCACTGGACAGCAGCTTTTCCAGATGAAAATTTATTTGATGAATGA
- a CDS encoding S66 family peptidase: MLIKPEKLRSGDKIATISPSSGAAGDSNIRWRYNQGVKRLENVFGLQVVPMPNSLKGSDYVYENPQSRAEDLMAAFKDQTIKGIITNIGGDDSIRLLPYIDFEVIRENPKIFIGYSDVTIPHLFCYKAGIVSFYGPAILTDFAENVEMDHYTVEMIQRTLFSDERIGNIQPAKTWTSEFLEWDEANKQQRRKMQPNSGYEVLQGSGIAQGRLIGGCIEVLEFAKGTDIWPDNNHWEDSILFFETSEEKTKPEMIKRWLRNYAAQGILKNAKGIIFGKPQDEHYYNEYKEVIHQVMSENDLLDLPILYNLNFGHTEPKFILPYGAMAEIDCNERTFSILENGVE; the protein is encoded by the coding sequence TTGTTAATAAAACCGGAAAAATTGAGATCAGGGGATAAAATCGCGACCATAAGCCCTTCTTCGGGAGCGGCAGGTGATTCAAATATTAGATGGCGCTATAATCAGGGTGTAAAAAGATTAGAAAATGTTTTTGGTCTGCAGGTTGTGCCTATGCCGAATAGCTTAAAAGGCTCTGATTACGTTTATGAGAACCCGCAGTCACGTGCAGAGGATCTAATGGCAGCGTTTAAGGATCAGACGATTAAGGGAATTATTACTAATATCGGTGGTGATGATAGCATTCGTTTACTGCCATATATTGATTTTGAAGTGATTCGCGAGAACCCGAAAATATTTATAGGCTATTCCGATGTAACGATCCCCCATTTGTTTTGCTATAAAGCGGGTATTGTCTCTTTTTATGGTCCGGCGATTTTAACCGACTTTGCTGAAAACGTGGAAATGGATCATTATACAGTGGAAATGATCCAGCGAACGCTTTTTTCGGATGAGAGGATTGGCAACATTCAACCTGCGAAAACATGGACGAGTGAGTTTCTGGAATGGGATGAAGCAAATAAGCAGCAACGACGTAAGATGCAGCCGAATTCGGGATATGAAGTGCTCCAAGGATCAGGCATTGCACAGGGGCGTTTGATCGGAGGTTGTATAGAAGTACTGGAGTTCGCTAAAGGAACAGACATCTGGCCGGATAACAACCATTGGGAAGACAGTATCCTTTTCTTTGAGACATCCGAAGAAAAAACAAAGCCGGAAATGATCAAACGCTGGTTGCGAAATTATGCTGCGCAAGGCATTTTGAAAAATGCCAAGGGGATCATTTTCGGCAAGCCGCAAGATGAGCATTATTACAATGAATATAAAGAAGTCATTCATCAAGTTATGAGTGAAAATGATCTGCTCGATTTACCGATTCTTTACAACTTAAATTTCGGCCATACCGAACCAAAGTTTATTTTGCCGTATGGCGCGATGGCCGAGATTGATTGCAATGAACGCACCTTTTCAATTTTGGAGAATGGCGTTGAATAA